ATCCTAAAACTAACAGGGAGCCAATGCAATGAGGCAAGAATTGGAGTTATATGCGCACGCTTTTTGGTTCCTGTTAAAAGTCGGGCTGCAGAGTTTTGGACTAACTGTAAACATGAGAGTGCGTTTTGATTTATACCaatataaagtgcattacaatagtccaaacgagaagaaataaaagcatgtatagCTTGTTCAAAACTGCTAAAAGACAAAAACGGTTTAACTTTGGCTAAAAGGCGAAGATGATAGAAACTAGATTTCACTATTGCATTATAACAAGGGAAGAAGAGAGGACCGAATTTGCTGCAGCAAACCTCGCTTCTGATGGCAACAACACATTTCTTActtgaaaaaaactgttgttGAAAAATCCACCCTAAAACAGAATTGACATTGTATCTTTCCTGCGACTGAATCAGAGCATCAGGACTTGAATTGATGATATCATGTGACACTTTCTAGGGTTGTTGCAAATTAATTATTGACTGATGTTGTGGGCTATTAGAAATATTacatcaaaaatgtgttttatttgactGGGTAGTTGAAGCAAAACATGAAAATCTTATCTCACCTGAATCATTTTATTAGGTGTAATGCCACCTGAAAAAATgggtgagttttttttaaagattatttttttagcttttctgcctttaatttttgagaggacagctaggtgagaaagagagggaaagcatgcaggaaattgtcacaggtcagattcgaaccctggaacTCTGCATCGAggtataaacctctcagtatatgggctcctgctctaccactgagccaacccggccacatggTTGAGCTTTTTattacttataataataataataaataatattgagAATAACTGCTTGAAAAGTCATGACAAGAAGTTGGAGGCACAAGAGAGGCCTGAGTATAGACAAATGGAAAGAAATAGTGGAGAACAACCAGGTAGAGACAAATAaaaaggataggaaaaaaaTCACATACAATTCACTACAAGATTGACTAAATGGCTGTACTATGTAAATTTGAATCATGGAGGCAATTAATGTGTACAGGTAGATGTAAATTGGTGGATGTATACAGTACacagtatatatgtacatacatgtATAAATATGTATGGTCATTTAGGTactatgtatgtgtgcataaatatgtacagtatatataaaaatacacaaaGTATATCTATCTTGATGGGTTAATGTGAATGTTTACTGGGCTTCTTTAAGAtgctttttcttcctttcttccacTTTTTCTGTTCtatattccttttttattacttGAATTTTTGAAACTATACAGTTATGAGGAATTTAGGGTCTCGACCCCAATCATGACATCATTAATGTACTAAAGTGATGATGATAAAGTAATTAAgtatacagattttttttttaaatgtagattTAGGGCTTCCAGGTGTAACTCAGGAAATGTTCTTGTATTTTAAAGAAGTAACCATGTGTGCTTTTGTTATGGGTTTCTTATTTACTGCTTATTGAGCCGCTCCAGGATTTATCTCATGACCTCATCATTTCTGTCTGTCCTACTGCTGCTTGGGTTTAAGGGGGATTTATTCCAATCCACAAATCAAAACCTGGGAAACAACTTCTCTAAAACTAATGACAATTTTTGTACAAGAGGtgatttttcctttaaaaataaaaatatgaagacaCAAGCAAATTTAGCAGGTGGGAAGAAAATCAGTTATAGGAGTAAACAATCGATCAAAACACACCCCTGCCAATAAAACACCTCTCCAAAACTCTATATCCGATACACTGCACAGCAGATCAATGCCACTCTTTGAAATGCAGGAGGGAGGTGTGATGAACCACTAGGCTCTGAGCACTTATCGCGATGTGTAATCCCATTAGACAAGTCCTTTCATCATCATCTCACGAGAGCTCTTAGAGGAGCTGAAAGGGGAGCTACACTGCTCTGGCCACAGCCTCATTCAACAAAGTGAAAGACAGAGGTCTGggataaaataatgtaaaagatGATCAATTATTATTGATTGCAGATCCTCAGCTCAATTGCGGCAAATGAATGAAATGCACAAATGTAGTGCATGTTGAATTCAATCTGCTTTGATGACAGTGTAGTGCAATCTGCTTCTAgaattaatttattgaatgggcttttattaataaattgGTGGCATTAGGAGCAGGTGAATGAGGTTGGTTTTATGGACGTGAATCTGCAGGACAACAGATCATCTCTACGCAATCTGTTTGTGAATGCAGATTTCTTGATCTAAGTATTGTCTAGGCTCCCCTTTTAAGTTCTGCTGTGCACCGTCTGTCTACAGTGACTGAGTAAACATGATGGGGGGATGATTATTTAGATTGAGGAATTGTTGAATGTGAAAAACTCTCATTCCCAAAAGCAGGAAACTTTGTTTATAGGGTATTATTGACAAagctaaataataaattatatacTCAAGTGTATCTGTTGTCAATATAAAATGACAACATGTTATGGCCAGAATATGCCATGTACAGGATAGAAATAAATATAACCCATCTAAATTAAATGCCTACCCAGTAGCAACTGTCCAGGGGAAAATCAATTATCTTGGTTATTTAACCTCAACCCAATCAGTAACAACTAAATGAGCACTTCAtcctaataaatatatataaaactctAACCATTTTATAGTTACGTTGTCAGAATCAGCTGTTTGACTTGCCAATGTGATAAATTGTGGGATTTGGTTGGATTGGCCGGCTCCTCTGCGGCAGGGACGGACTGCTGATTCCTACATTTTTACGCAGCTCGGCTGGGGGTGACCTCTACCGTCCAGAGCCTCTCAGGACCAAAGAGACTCAGCAAAAGAGAGAGCAGACTCTGCTGcagcagagggaagcagagaGCAGAGACAAAGCACAGGGTTCAATAGGAAATCTTCCTATAGTATAGCCAGAGCCTTCCCGGTTAATATCCGTTTTCTTATCTAATCATTGCACAGgcagagagctgggaccaaGACCGCCAGTGTGGTAATCTCTTTCATGCATTGTCAGCAGTTTTCTAAAATCTCATTAGAAAGTTTGTTGTCAAGGCTGCATGTCAAAATAAACATAAAGCAATAAAGAAATACTGTTCTGTTACTTTATTTTACGTACTGCAAAACTATCtgtttaaataaacaatttaaTGTTGATTTTCCCCTCAAACAAAGGGATCAATTCTTTATACTTACAATGTTAAATTAGTTACACTGATGTGTGTAGCGCTTGTATAACTTTCCAAAGTAGATGTTGAATCACTGTTTTGTGTCATAGCAGGCCATTCCTCAATGCACAATGTATGTGAAGTCAAAAGTGTGGGATGAGTGTATGAGATGTTACCTTAGCTCCTACATTATTACAAAAGTACAGTTTGATTAGCTAACCTGGATGATTTTTCATTTGGACTATATAAAACAGGCTAGTCTACGTCTTCAGTCCCTGATGCTTTCAGGACACATGAGATGAAGTATCCTGGAGTACTACTCCATCTACTGGTCAaggagggaacagaaggaaCACATAATGGAGACTACCACTCCCTGGTGGTTGGGATAGCCTCTTTACATCCAAATATTAATGACCAGGGCGGTATTAATTGTAGAAAATAAACACTCCATAACATATCACTTAGAAGTGTTATATAAGTGCTGTCCCGGAATGGCATATTAATAAAAGCTACTGTTTAAGagattataataaaatattgattaatcAAATCTACAAATTTAGAAACTCCTAAATATATCCTTCTGTGCTGCCTACATCCTTGAATTCCTTACAGAAAGCTTATTTCCTTATTAAGATATTAAGGACGGCCCCCGCTGCTCTGCCCAATGAAATTTTAAAAAGGCCATGAACTTAAGCTGTAAAACTCAAAGAATGTCTCCACCTTTGAGCCCATTATGCTCCCATTACTCTATAACAGAACACAATGGCCACGCATACTATTTCACAGGGGTGTTTTTCTGGTTATTTTGGACAGGTTTTACAGAAGAGCCAACAATTAAAGGAAGTTCAGACTTTGGTCGtgcaattctctctctctctctctctctctctctctctctctctctctctctatttgtgAAGGCTGAAGGTTGTCAACTTCTTAGTATAATACACAGTGATTTTGTGTAAAAATCTAAGCATTTTTCATCTTACTGGACAGGATTAACAACTTGACTTGATTCATGTTGAGGTTGAATTTAACGTAAAGGATGCTTATTTATTAACTCTGCAAAGCTGATGGGGGAAATGGTCTACATTAGATGCATACCAATACTGCTACTAGCATCCTTCCCTTTGACTGTAATGATGACCTTGCAGATTTGGCTTGGAGGGGAATAAAACAATGCTGACTGTGGGATCGAGCATGAGTAACATGAAGAGCTTCATTTTCATTCACTGTATCCTGTTTtgaaagtaagtaagtaagaaaatAGGTTGGTGCATTGAAAGAGTAGACGTGTTGCTTTTCTATCTTATCAAACTTACAATGTTTTTACTGCTTCTCTCCAACTGAAAAAAGACCAGACGTCCAATGCAGGCACCGCTGACCTGGCAGACACTGTGGAAAAACTGAGTTACTAACAAATACACTGGAAATTAGAAAAGGCAGATATCATACAGTTTAAAGTATGTTTTAAGTTTTTGCATCATCACAACCAAGTATTAAAAGCACTTACAGTATTGCCACCATCCATTCCAGCTGTGGTTTTGTCTTCAACACACATTTCAGGCCTGTAACAGCCAGTGCGGCTTATGGCAAAACTGTCGCCTGTGGTCTCTGTGGTGTaagaaaaaatatgtataatagaTATAATTTCTGAAAGAAACCAACATATTGGTGAATGTGGTGGAATTTCTTATGGTGAAAGCTGAAGTACTGAGTCTTACAGAGCCGGGGTGATACCATTTTACATTAATCAACCTGAAGGAAATGATGGGAGAGGAAGTGATTATAGCAACACCCCGTCTCCCCACCTCCAGGATCTCTGTCCCAGATAGATAAGCCACTCCTGTTGCTAATTTCAAGCAGGAAAGCAGGAAACGCGACAGTGTAGTTTTCCGCTTCCATAAACAAGACGACTGCCAGAGTTAGCCGCCAGTCCTGTGTGCCTCTGGGCTGAGTCTCCCTCTGAGGGAGACAGACATACTGACAGAGAAAGTGAGCAAGGGACGAGAGGGGGAGAAAGTGAGAAACAGGAAAGAggggagacagaaagacaggaaaACCCATcagaagaaaagagagacagggaagaattgacagaagaagaaaagaaaggagaagaagagagagtaaAAGACAGACTGAATTGAGTATCagtctctcttcttctccaaAACGTCATGGCAGAGAACAACACAAATCTCTTTCTGGAAATACTTCAATCTTTTGATGCTggtgagttgtttttttttaacttccctTCTCTTTTAGCTGGTCTTTTTCATGTGGTCTCTCTGATTGGCACTGCTGTTCCCTCAGGAATTCAAGCTTTAATCACCTCTGGGATAGATTCAATATGTGGGCTTGATTCATTTTGTAGATTATTTCATCTAACAAATTAGAAAGAAATCTTTCGCGTCTCACTCCAAATCTATAAGTTCCTGAAATGTTTTCGTAGTGTTTCTTTCCTCAGCTTTCCCAAATGTGATTTCCAGATGACTTTTGACCAGTGTCTCCTTTCCCCAAagttagagaaaaaaaactggaaaaaatgGGCTAGTAGCAAAGTGGGTTCAGTCTTCTTAATGCTGAACTGTATTGAAAGGAAATTGATTGTTGTTTTACCTGGCAGCAGGCCAACATGAATTGTCTTAGCCACTGcattctctttcttctctcaaGCACGCTTATATGGGCACTACTACTGCTTCCAAGGCAAAGAAGCAATGAGCAAAAAGTCAGTGCCTGTTTTTGTGGAAATGAAATTGCTCTGGTAAACATGCATGAAaagctttttattattttgtcaaagGGTCATCATCTTGCAGGACACTGTTAGCAATCCTCCATTTGTGACAAACAGATGTTTTTTGTTATCTTGATAAACGTATATATTCTAATTAAAATTCCTTCCATTCTCAGagagaataataaaaaagactGCTTTTAAAGTGCATTTAGATTGTactgcatgtactgtacataactATCATTAAACTATTGTCCTTCACAGTGAACCTGAAGAGTAAATAAGTGAATTGGGCAGaggagataaaaaataaaaaaaataaagtagaaaCCAAATATATGGAGGGTGTTTGTTAAGGATCCATCAAAGATACATTGAAGCACAGATGATAAAATATCCTTTGGATACGTTTCTCTCTTCACAGTCCCTTTGATCATTGCTTTCTGTGTGTCCATGGCGGTGGGCCTGGTCTTGGGGGCCTTGGTTTACGTGATCTTGACCTGGATGTCCCGACGCAGAGCAGGCTCTGCCAGCATCACCCGCCGCCCTCCTCGCCAATCACGCACGTCTTCCCGCAACCGCCCAGGCTTTAACCGCAACAGCAGCTATGACCGGCGCAGCAACAACAGTTTGGTCAGTGCTGCTTTCAGCTTCCACCGCCAGACTTCCTCCCCAGATCACCTCGACCCACTGGGGCACAAATCCAGCTTCAGGGCTTCCACCTTCCACCCTCTCCTCCAGTGCAGCCAAATCGCAAGGGAGGCAGAGGAGGGGAGCCAGACAACGCTGCCCCGTACACCAACTCTGACCACGTCAACTGGATCTGCTCAAACAGCCCAGCCAGCTGCCACCCCACCCAGACCGGAGTCGTTTTGGGGGAACAATGGCCTGAGGGGTTTCCATGCTACACAGACCCCACCTCCAGCTTATGAGAGCATTATTAGAGCTTATCAAGAAACCTGCACCTGAGCAGAGCACCAGGCTGACTCTAACTAGATGAGAGAGAGTTGTAAATGGATTTACAAATGATATTGGACTAAATCTGTACTGCTTTATATGACCAGGTGGAGCAGAGTGGAGCCAGCAAAGACATCAAGGTCAATTGTGTGTCCTACAACCATCAGTTTTGtatgcttttgttttgttaatataTATCTAGTGTTCACATAAGCATACTTGCCTTTCATCCTTTAATAAATATTGaggaaaactattttaaaacagTCTGTTCACACGCTCAGCAATGTGGCAAGGCTGCTTATGAACATAAATGATTTGTCTTGAAAATTAGCAGTCTGTAATTAGTGGTGATTGACACTAACGTATGCTTGCAATGAATCTTTGTTTAGTTTAGACAACGCAAAAACCTACAAATACATACTGATGACTGGGCATTTCTCCTTTGTCCCTGCTGATCATAATCACTAGGCAAAAGAGAGCATGGTTGTGTATGTGTACCCCAAAGGaaggtaaatgtgtgtgtgtgtgtgtgtgtgtgtgtgtgtgtgtgttaacttgTATTTAATAAATTGTGTTTCTATGCAAAACCTGGTGGGGACAGCCTTTAACTCATTTGATGTTTTAATTGCTGTCTCAcacatgtttttttacagaGCTGTGGCATGTGTGGGGGTGTGGTGCTCTAAGTAATTTAGTGTGCCTGAGTTTGCAAGTACAGTATGAGTGAGCTTGAAAGAAAGATACACAGAAAGTTGGGCATTAGGTGTCAgaagtttttgtattttatatttgagtGTAATTTACTGAACTTTGCTCATAAATGAATGCAATAAAAGCTAGAATCAAAAGCATAACAACTGTGGTCTGTAGGGTGTTTGCTGGGCAAGGCAACACAAGATATGGctatataataacataataacatgCACACCTGTAAAATGTTGCAACCCAAGTCAACCAGTTCAGTTTTAGTTGGCTGTGCTAGACAACATTTTGATCATATTTTGAGATTGTGGTGTCAATGTACAATATTACATTGTGATGTTGTCCATTTGTGGGGACAATAAAGGCACTAccttattaaaaaaacaccataaacTAGCATCTGGCATTAACATCTTTCTCTGAACATTATAATCTTTACAATagtttgtatttgttgtatGATTGTTGTAATGGACTGCAGGTGTTTTTATTGACTGATTATTTTGATGTCCAGTCTGACTATATTTCCTGATGGGGGAAATGTTACGCCACAATAAAGTTTGGTACAGGACGAAAAGATGACCCGCTCTCCTAACAGCAAAAACAAATCCTCACAGATATGTTATTGCATGTTGAGTAAATCTAAATAATAACGCAACACACATATTATTACTGCATACGTTCAGTATCTTTCGGTTACTATCATAGATATGGGTTActatcatagacagtatatcatggaccaatagaccccgttgctctggacggagaccagtgaaggctattagaagcacttttccggtgatggccagctttactgcgcagcctccaactgagagaatgtgacatgagcaacgtgtctgaaagttgtaagtcttctggtagctgtgccaag
This genomic window from Perca flavescens isolate YP-PL-M2 chromosome 18, PFLA_1.0, whole genome shotgun sequence contains:
- the myct1a gene encoding myc target protein 1 homolog; protein product: MAENNTNLFLEILQSFDAVPLIIAFCVSMAVGLVLGALVYVILTWMSRRRAGSASITRRPPRQSRTSSRNRPGFNRNSSYDRRSNNSLVSAAFSFHRQTSSPDHLDPLGHKSSFRASTFHPLLQCSQIAREAEEGSQTTLPRTPTLTTSTGSAQTAQPAATPPRPESFWGNNGLRGFHATQTPPPAYESIIRAYQETCT